One genomic segment of Mycolicibacterium gilvum includes these proteins:
- a CDS encoding PGRS repeat-containing protein, giving the protein MTAAIQLTSTGSDASEPWYVVNFGGGAAPSTNALANAVDYSRACGLICNGADGTAENPNGQAGGILFGNGGNGWNSTIAGVDGGNGGNGGLFGGNGGNGGNGYWGVVGTAGAVGAPGAAGAAGAAGAASGVVGGWGTAVPNPDFSWNVDCGGV; this is encoded by the coding sequence GTGACCGCCGCCATTCAATTGACGTCGACGGGGTCGGATGCCTCCGAGCCGTGGTACGTGGTCAACTTCGGCGGAGGGGCGGCGCCGTCGACGAACGCGCTCGCCAACGCCGTCGACTACAGCCGCGCCTGCGGCCTGATCTGCAACGGCGCCGACGGCACCGCGGAGAACCCGAACGGCCAGGCCGGCGGCATCCTGTTCGGCAACGGCGGTAACGGCTGGAACAGCACCATCGCCGGCGTCGACGGCGGCAACGGCGGCAACGGCGGCCTGTTCGGCGGCAACGGCGGCAACGGTGGCAACGGCTACTGGGGTGTCGTCGGTACAGCCGGTGCGGTCGGCGCGCCCGGCGCGGCCGGTGCGGCCGGTGCGGCCGGTGCGGCCAGCGGCGTCGTCGGAGGCTGGGGCACGGCCGTTCCTAACCCGGATTTTTCGTGGAATGTTGACTGTGGGGGTGTGTAG
- a CDS encoding class I SAM-dependent methyltransferase — protein MRDAMTRRLLRRGASTGQITLPAVPGMLDQYVSMCNNIFAALGRKFSRDELDHLRSLLAKELANAFAGSNRSNIVISYDAPIGTTLNYFIQPQAMSLADTYDNWVATRKPPLFGTNPDARVMALANEIADPAAGRVLDIGAGTGRNALALARRGHPVDAVELTSKFADILRAEAYKHLFNIRVIDRDVFETMDDLRKDYQLVILSEVVSDFRNAMQLRAIFELASECLAPGGHLVFNTFVPRPGLLSDDAVRELADAAREFGQQVYTSIFTGEEIDTASAGLPLRLLTNDSVFEYEQANLPAGCWPPTGWYADWVSGLDLFDVPREQSPVEMRWLVYQKTG, from the coding sequence ATGCGCGACGCCATGACGCGGCGCCTGCTTCGGCGCGGCGCTTCGACAGGCCAGATAACCCTGCCGGCGGTACCGGGAATGCTGGACCAATACGTTTCCATGTGCAACAACATTTTCGCCGCGCTGGGCCGCAAGTTCTCCAGGGACGAACTCGATCACCTGCGGTCACTGCTGGCCAAGGAACTGGCGAATGCTTTCGCGGGGTCCAACCGGTCCAACATCGTCATCAGCTATGACGCTCCGATCGGCACCACGCTGAACTATTTCATTCAGCCGCAAGCGATGTCACTCGCCGACACCTACGACAACTGGGTCGCAACGCGCAAACCCCCGCTGTTCGGCACGAACCCCGACGCCCGGGTCATGGCACTCGCCAACGAGATCGCCGATCCGGCGGCCGGACGAGTTCTCGACATCGGCGCAGGGACCGGCCGAAATGCGCTCGCCCTGGCCCGCCGTGGCCACCCTGTCGACGCCGTGGAGCTGACCTCCAAGTTCGCCGACATCCTCCGGGCCGAGGCTTACAAGCACCTCTTCAACATCCGCGTCATCGACCGAGATGTCTTCGAAACCATGGATGATCTGCGCAAGGACTACCAACTGGTCATCCTGTCCGAGGTCGTATCCGACTTCCGGAACGCTATGCAGTTGCGTGCCATCTTCGAGCTGGCGTCGGAATGCCTGGCTCCGGGCGGACATCTCGTCTTCAACACGTTCGTGCCGCGCCCCGGCCTCCTGTCCGATGACGCAGTCCGGGAGCTCGCGGATGCGGCACGCGAATTCGGACAGCAGGTCTACACAAGCATATTCACCGGCGAGGAGATCGATACGGCGTCGGCCGGCCTCCCTCTGCGCCTGCTCACCAACGACTCGGTGTTCGAGTACGAGCAAGCGAATCTGCCGGCCGGGTGCTGGCCTCCGACGGGCTGGTATGCGGATTGGGTGAGCGGGCTCGACCTCTTCGACGTCCCCCGGGAACAGTCGCCGGTCGAGATGCGCTGGCTGGTCTATCAGAAAACCGGTTAG
- a CDS encoding deoxyribonuclease IV, producing MLIGSHVHGDDPLAAAEADGADVVQFFLGNPQSWKKPPPRDDADVLKAASMPIYVHAPYLINVASANNRVRIPSRKILQDTCDAASDIGATAVIVHGGHADDNDMDAGFERWVKALASLKTDVPVYLENTAGGDHAMARHFDTIARLWDHIGDMGIGFCLDTCHAWAAGEALIDAVERIKGITGRIDLVHCNDSRDAAGSGADRHANFGTGQIDPQLLVAVVTAAGAPVICETSDDGRKDDIAFLREHVS from the coding sequence GTGCTGATCGGTTCCCATGTTCACGGCGATGACCCCCTGGCCGCGGCAGAGGCGGACGGCGCTGACGTCGTCCAGTTCTTCCTCGGCAATCCGCAGAGTTGGAAGAAGCCGCCGCCGCGCGACGACGCTGACGTGCTGAAAGCGGCATCGATGCCGATCTACGTACATGCTCCGTATCTCATCAATGTCGCCTCGGCGAACAATCGGGTGCGGATCCCATCCCGAAAGATCTTGCAGGACACCTGCGATGCCGCCTCGGACATCGGCGCCACTGCGGTGATCGTGCACGGCGGTCATGCCGACGACAACGACATGGACGCCGGGTTCGAGCGCTGGGTGAAGGCGCTGGCGAGCCTCAAGACCGACGTCCCCGTCTATCTGGAGAACACCGCGGGTGGCGACCACGCGATGGCACGCCACTTCGACACGATCGCGCGGCTGTGGGACCACATCGGGGACATGGGCATCGGATTCTGTCTCGACACCTGCCACGCCTGGGCCGCGGGGGAGGCGCTGATCGATGCGGTCGAGCGGATCAAGGGCATCACGGGCCGGATCGATCTCGTCCACTGCAACGATTCGCGTGACGCCGCGGGATCGGGCGCGGATCGGCACGCGAATTTCGGGACGGGGCAGATCGACCCGCAACTGCTCGTTGCTGTGGTCACCGCCGCGGGCGCGCCGGTGATCTGCGAGACGTCGGACGACGGCCGCAAGGACGACATCGCGTTTCTGCGGGAGCACGTCAGCTAG
- a CDS encoding IS1380 family transposase, which produces MKNIAAASPVKVSADGHGVVSHAGMGMLRELADRTGLSAQVTAALADTYRGPWVYAPGEVFADLAAAVADGADCIDAVGQLCGDREHVLGAKASTTTMWRLIDERIDAAHLPGVRAARAAARAAAWAVGAAPTTGGWLHIDIDATLVIDHSDNKAGAAPTWKKTFGLHPLLAFLDRPDIAGGEALAGLLRNGNAGSNTASDHIIVLHQALASLPAAWRPNPDDPDNPEAPKVLVRCDTAGSTHKFAAACRAAGAGFSFGYPVDTRVQDAVDTLNLGDCWYPAIDTDGGIRDGAWVAEATDLVNLASWPEGTRLILRKERPHPGAQLRFTDADGMRVTAFITDTPPGVVPGQVAGLELRHRQHARVEDRIRELKATGLRNLPCHSFWANAAWLEIVLAAADLVTWTRLIGFASDRALARVEITTFRYRVLHVAARITRGARQLRLRIDATWRWAAAIAAAWHRVRTAFG; this is translated from the coding sequence GTGAAGAATATCGCGGCGGCATCGCCGGTGAAAGTTTCCGCCGACGGCCATGGCGTTGTGTCGCATGCCGGGATGGGCATGCTGCGTGAGCTTGCCGACCGGACCGGCTTATCGGCGCAGGTCACGGCCGCGTTGGCCGACACCTACCGCGGCCCGTGGGTGTATGCGCCTGGGGAGGTGTTCGCTGATCTGGCGGCCGCGGTCGCCGACGGCGCGGACTGCATCGACGCGGTCGGTCAGCTGTGCGGTGACCGGGAGCACGTCCTGGGGGCCAAGGCCTCAACGACCACCATGTGGCGGCTGATCGATGAGCGGATCGATGCCGCGCATCTACCCGGGGTGCGCGCAGCCCGAGCCGCGGCGCGGGCAGCGGCCTGGGCTGTCGGAGCCGCCCCCACCACCGGCGGCTGGCTGCATATCGACATCGATGCCACGCTGGTGATCGATCACTCCGACAACAAGGCCGGGGCTGCGCCGACCTGGAAGAAAACGTTCGGGCTGCACCCGCTGCTGGCGTTTCTGGACCGCCCCGACATCGCCGGCGGCGAAGCCCTGGCCGGGTTGCTGCGCAACGGTAACGCCGGCTCCAACACCGCCTCCGACCACATCATCGTCCTGCACCAGGCTTTGGCATCGCTGCCAGCGGCGTGGCGGCCCAACCCCGACGATCCCGACAACCCCGAGGCCCCGAAGGTGTTGGTGCGCTGCGATACCGCCGGATCCACCCACAAATTCGCCGCAGCGTGCCGGGCCGCCGGGGCCGGGTTCTCCTTCGGGTACCCCGTCGATACCCGCGTCCAGGACGCCGTGGACACCCTCAACCTCGGCGATTGCTGGTATCCAGCGATCGACACCGACGGCGGGATCCGCGACGGCGCGTGGGTCGCTGAAGCCACCGACCTGGTCAACCTGGCCTCCTGGCCCGAAGGGACCCGGCTGATCCTGCGTAAAGAACGCCCCCACCCCGGCGCGCAGTTGCGGTTCACCGACGCCGACGGCATGCGGGTCACCGCGTTCATCACCGACACACCACCGGGTGTCGTACCCGGTCAGGTCGCCGGTCTGGAACTACGGCACCGCCAGCACGCCCGCGTCGAGGACCGTATCCGCGAACTCAAAGCCACCGGGCTGCGTAACCTGCCCTGCCACTCCTTCTGGGCCAATGCTGCCTGGCTCGAAATCGTCCTGGCCGCCGCTGACCTGGTCACCTGGACCCGCCTCATCGGGTTCGCCAGCGATCGCGCTCTGGCCCGCGTCGAGATCACCACGTTCCGCTACCGGGTCCTGCACGTGGCCGCCCGTATCACCCGCGGCGCCCGCCAACTGCGGCTACGCATCGATGCCACCTGGCGCTGGGCGGCGGCGATCGCCGCCGCCTGGCACCGCGTCCGCACCGCCTTCGGATAA
- a CDS encoding glycosyltransferase, whose translation MDTGSDDGTQDKIRNHMAALGIRGELHERPWRDFGHNRSEAISLAQGHADYIWVMDADDLVVGTPDFSNLTADVYQLLYGPGVSYWRRQLFRDGLPWRYVGVLHEYADCDVPCVEERLAGDYHIESRRLGGRNLDPEKYARDAEILLAEVQRHPDDPRSVFYLAQSYYDYGDFENARRWYRRRTELAGFDEELYTSYQRVAESMARLGEPWPDVQDAYLRAWEFRPTRAEPLHAIAHHYRSDQRYQLGYFFAERAARIPLPEQDVLFVNTAVYEWCAVDEQAVCASWIGKHKEAFALCRQMLARADISDEDRRRIAANRDCSAGPMIEAALAYPATSVRGWGVRIGGDVTITLIAGRSRETTERTLNSFLNCCTDVSRLARTLIVDVGLEPEDVALLADSYPFVEFRKLPPNLDLRQLRAQVETRYWLHLGMGWQFFAPDDLIGRLAGVVESGAEFVQVGINYGDADKLGDGQVPEQSARREAPGGHYVLAGTPVSGPALFDCLRLDSALAKDVDSRVTIAELGRHADETGLTIATLDEVLCTRQL comes from the coding sequence GTGGACACCGGCTCCGATGACGGCACCCAGGACAAGATCCGGAATCACATGGCGGCTCTGGGCATTCGGGGAGAACTGCACGAGCGCCCCTGGCGCGATTTCGGGCATAACCGCTCCGAGGCGATCTCCCTCGCGCAGGGGCACGCGGACTACATCTGGGTGATGGACGCCGACGACCTGGTAGTGGGCACACCGGATTTCAGCAATCTGACCGCCGATGTCTACCAGCTCCTCTACGGCCCCGGCGTCTCCTACTGGCGACGTCAGCTCTTTCGCGACGGGCTGCCGTGGCGCTACGTCGGCGTTCTCCATGAGTACGCCGACTGCGACGTTCCGTGCGTCGAGGAACGCCTGGCCGGCGACTACCACATCGAGTCACGGCGCCTCGGCGGGCGCAACCTCGACCCGGAAAAGTACGCGCGTGACGCCGAGATCCTGCTGGCTGAGGTCCAACGCCATCCCGACGATCCTCGGTCGGTCTTCTACCTGGCTCAGAGTTACTACGATTACGGCGATTTCGAGAACGCGCGGAGATGGTATCGACGCCGCACCGAGCTCGCCGGCTTCGACGAAGAGCTCTACACGTCCTACCAGCGTGTTGCAGAGTCGATGGCCCGCCTCGGCGAGCCGTGGCCGGACGTCCAGGATGCGTATCTGCGCGCGTGGGAGTTCCGTCCGACCCGGGCCGAGCCGCTGCATGCGATCGCTCACCACTACCGGAGCGATCAGCGCTACCAGCTGGGATACTTCTTCGCCGAGCGGGCCGCCCGGATACCGCTGCCCGAACAGGACGTGCTCTTCGTGAACACCGCCGTCTACGAGTGGTGTGCGGTCGACGAACAGGCCGTGTGCGCATCGTGGATCGGTAAACACAAGGAGGCCTTCGCCCTCTGTCGGCAGATGCTCGCCCGCGCCGACATCTCCGACGAGGATCGCCGTCGAATCGCGGCGAATCGCGACTGCTCCGCAGGTCCGATGATCGAGGCCGCGCTGGCCTACCCGGCGACGTCGGTGCGTGGATGGGGCGTTCGGATCGGCGGCGACGTCACCATCACCCTGATCGCCGGACGGAGCCGCGAGACCACCGAGCGGACGTTGAACTCGTTCCTCAATTGCTGTACCGATGTTTCCCGGCTGGCGCGGACGCTGATCGTCGACGTCGGCCTGGAACCGGAAGATGTTGCTTTACTTGCTGATTCGTATCCTTTCGTCGAGTTTCGGAAGTTACCGCCGAATCTGGACCTCCGGCAACTCCGCGCCCAGGTCGAGACCCGGTACTGGCTTCACCTGGGGATGGGCTGGCAGTTCTTCGCTCCCGACGATCTCATCGGACGGTTGGCAGGGGTTGTGGAGTCAGGGGCTGAATTCGTTCAGGTCGGTATCAACTACGGCGATGCGGACAAGCTCGGCGATGGCCAGGTGCCCGAACAATCGGCGCGACGCGAGGCGCCCGGGGGCCACTACGTGCTCGCCGGCACACCCGTCAGTGGCCCGGCCCTGTTCGATTGCCTGCGACTGGACTCCGCGCTGGCCAAGGATGTTGACTCGAGAGTGACCATCGCCGAGCTGGGCCGCCATGCCGATGAAACCGGTTTGACGATCGCCACCCTCGACGAGGTGCTGTGCACTCGGCAACTCTGA
- the purU gene encoding formyltetrahydrofolate deformylase, which produces MNEPVQHDIQMGKDVGRLLLRCADRPGLVAAVSTFLAEAGANIISLDQHSTQQTGGTFMQRTIFHLPGLTAARDALERDFGERVADVFGMDFRLTEAAKPKRVAIMASKEDHCLIDLLWRNRRGELDMSVVMVIANHPDLADQVRPFGVPFIHVPARKDIRESAEQRQLDLLRGNVDLVVLARYMQILTPSFIDQVGCPLINIHHSFLPAFIGASPYRRARERGVKLVGATAHYVTDDLDEGPIIEQDVVRVDHRHSVDDLVRLGADVERAVLSRAVLWHCEDRVIRFGNQTIRL; this is translated from the coding sequence ATGAACGAACCAGTCCAGCACGACATCCAGATGGGCAAGGATGTCGGTCGGCTGCTTCTGCGGTGCGCCGACCGACCCGGGCTCGTCGCCGCGGTCAGCACGTTTCTCGCCGAGGCCGGCGCGAACATCATCTCGCTGGATCAGCATTCCACGCAGCAGACCGGTGGAACGTTCATGCAGCGCACCATCTTTCACCTACCGGGACTGACGGCGGCTCGGGATGCGCTGGAGCGCGACTTCGGTGAGAGGGTCGCTGACGTGTTCGGTATGGACTTCCGGCTCACGGAGGCCGCGAAACCGAAGCGCGTGGCCATCATGGCGTCCAAGGAAGACCACTGCTTGATCGATCTTCTGTGGCGAAACCGTCGAGGCGAGTTGGACATGTCGGTGGTGATGGTCATCGCCAACCATCCGGATCTCGCCGACCAGGTCCGTCCATTCGGCGTGCCGTTCATCCACGTGCCTGCCCGCAAGGACATCCGGGAGAGCGCCGAACAGCGACAGCTCGATCTACTCCGCGGGAATGTCGATCTCGTCGTGCTGGCTCGCTATATGCAGATCCTCACCCCGTCCTTCATCGACCAGGTCGGTTGCCCCCTCATCAACATCCACCACTCGTTCCTTCCGGCCTTCATCGGTGCCTCTCCATACCGACGGGCGCGGGAGCGGGGCGTCAAACTCGTCGGGGCCACCGCGCATTACGTCACCGATGACCTCGATGAAGGACCGATCATCGAACAGGATGTGGTACGCGTCGATCACCGGCACAGCGTGGACGACCTCGTGCGCCTGGGCGCGGACGTCGAACGCGCCGTCCTGTCCCGCGCAGTGTTGTGGCACTGTGAGGATCGTGTGATCCGCTTCGGAAACCAGACCATCCGTCTCTGA
- a CDS encoding calcium/sodium antiporter, with amino-acid sequence MLMNALWFVVGLLTVIAGAEVMVRGGAEVAARLGISPIIIGLTVVSIGTSMPELAVGVVSAADGSGALAVGNIAGTNVVNILLILGLSALLVPLALAMRTIRFELPMMAVAALLFWGLAADGNLSRLDGGILVTAAVGYTAAVIWSARRESRAIAAEFASEFAPEPVATTTEVRRRTATHVAMTVGGIVVVVIGADWLVDGAVGMARQFGVTDALIGLTVVAIGTSAPELVTTVMTTLRGDRDIAIGNLIGSSIYNILLILGITCLVPAGGLALTEGLVRIDIPVMVVVGLACIPIFLSGRRVSRMEGGMMVAAYLGYLAFVLSTQT; translated from the coding sequence ATGCTGATGAACGCGCTGTGGTTCGTGGTCGGGCTGCTGACGGTGATCGCCGGCGCAGAGGTCATGGTCAGGGGTGGGGCCGAGGTGGCGGCCCGGCTGGGTATCAGCCCGATCATCATCGGACTGACCGTGGTGTCGATCGGGACCAGCATGCCCGAGCTGGCGGTGGGGGTGGTGTCGGCGGCCGACGGCAGTGGTGCGCTCGCGGTCGGCAACATCGCCGGCACCAACGTCGTCAACATCCTGCTGATCCTGGGCTTGAGCGCGCTGCTGGTGCCGCTGGCGCTGGCGATGCGCACCATCCGGTTCGAGCTGCCCATGATGGCCGTCGCGGCGCTGCTGTTCTGGGGCCTGGCCGCCGACGGCAATCTGTCGCGACTCGACGGGGGCATCCTGGTCACCGCGGCCGTCGGTTACACCGCCGCGGTGATCTGGTCGGCTCGTCGCGAATCCCGGGCGATCGCCGCCGAGTTCGCCTCCGAGTTCGCCCCGGAGCCTGTCGCGACGACGACCGAGGTCCGGCGGCGGACGGCGACGCACGTGGCCATGACGGTCGGCGGGATCGTGGTGGTGGTGATCGGTGCCGACTGGCTGGTCGACGGCGCCGTCGGGATGGCCCGGCAGTTCGGGGTTACCGATGCGTTGATCGGCCTGACCGTGGTCGCGATCGGGACGTCGGCGCCCGAGCTGGTGACCACCGTGATGACCACCCTGCGCGGTGACCGCGACATCGCGATCGGCAACCTGATCGGCAGCAGCATCTACAACATCCTGCTGATCCTGGGGATCACCTGCCTGGTGCCGGCGGGAGGGTTGGCGCTGACCGAGGGTCTGGTCCGCATCGACATCCCGGTGATGGTCGTCGTGGGGCTGGCGTGCATCCCGATCTTCCTGTCGGGCCGGCGGGTGTCGCGGATGGAGGGCGGGATGATGGTCGCGGCGTATCTCGGCTATCTGGCGTTCGTGCTGAGCACACAGACGTAG